In one Portunus trituberculatus isolate SZX2019 chromosome 31, ASM1759143v1, whole genome shotgun sequence genomic region, the following are encoded:
- the LOC123511427 gene encoding uncharacterized protein LOC123511427, whose protein sequence is MSLLQQIIIASLAAFMAAACPPNFFESEGLCFNVIDKPGEDMTWEECRGLCEKEAEGEWKADLAVFDNAEELEEFSITWLEISNEYSDHPYMWIGVHKMDGHWVTLDGTHITEQNLMWHVGYPHESGAHAFLEDVTETTGINSYGRLYMSSTIVGEHEHNSRCLCEANLPKPRKQ, encoded by the exons ATGTCTCTCCTTCAACAAATCATCATTGCTTCCCTGGCAGCCTTCATGG CTGCTGCTTGCCCCCCAAATTTCTTCGAATCTGAGGGCCTCTGCTTCAACGTTATTGACAAGCCCGGGGAGGACATGACGTGGGAGGAGTGCAGGGGTCTGTgtgagaaggaggcggagggggAGTGGAAGGCCGACCTGGCTGTCTTTGACAATGCTGAAGAATTGGAAGAATTCTCCATCACCTGGCTCGAGATCT CGAATGAGTACTCCGACCATCCCTACATGTGGATCGGCGTGCACAAGATGGATGGCCATTGGGTCACCCTGGACGGCACTCACATCACCGAGCAGAACCTGATGTGGCACGTGGGTTACCCTCACGAGTCGGGCGCCCACGCCTTCCTGGAGGATGTCACTGAGACCACCGGCATCAACTCCTATGGACGTCTGTACATGAGCTCCACCATAGTGGGCGAGCACGAGCACAACAGCCGCTGTCTCTGTGAGGCTAACTTGCCAAAACCACGCAAGCAATAA